In Gallus gallus isolate bGalGal1 chromosome Z, bGalGal1.mat.broiler.GRCg7b, whole genome shotgun sequence, one DNA window encodes the following:
- the ENC1 gene encoding ectoderm-neural cortex protein 1, whose protein sequence is MSVSMHENRKSRASTGSINIYLFHKSSYADSVLTHLNLLRQQRLFTDVLLHAGNRSFPCHRAVLAACSRYFEAMFSGGLKESQDSEVNFHNSIHPEVLELLLDYAYSSRVIINEENAESLLEAGDMLEFQDIRDACAEFLEKNLHPTNCLGMLLLSDAHQCTKLYELSWRMCLSNFQSISKSEDFLQLPKDMVVQLLSSEELETEDERLVYESAINWVNYDLSKRHCYLPELLQTVRLALLPAIYLMENVAMEELITKQRKSKEIVEESIRCKLKILQNDGVVTSLCARPRKTGHSLFLLGGQTFMCDKLYLVDQKAKEIIPKADIPSPRKEFSACAIGCKVYITGGRGSENGVSKDVWVYDTLHEEWSKAAPMLVARFGHGSAELKHCLYVVGGHTAATGCLPASPSVSLKQVEQYDPVTNKWTMVAPLREGVSNAAVVSAKLKLFAFGGTSVSHDKLPKVQCYDQCENRWTVPATCPQPWRYTAAAVLGNQIFIMGGDTEFSACSAYKFNSETYQWTKVGDVTAKRMSCHAVASGNKLYVVGGYFGIQRCKTLDCYDPTLDVWNSITTVPYSLIPTAFVSTWKHLPS, encoded by the coding sequence ATGTCAGTCAGCATGCATGAAAATCGCAAATCTAGGGCCAGTACTGGCTCCATAAACATATACTTATTCCACAAGTCATCCTATGCTGATAGCGTCCTGACTCACCTGAACCTTCTGCGTCAGCAGCGCCTCTTTACAGATGTTCTCCTCCATGCTGGGAACAGGTCGTTCCCCTGCCACAGGGCTGtcctggctgcctgcagccgCTATTTTGAAGCGATGTTCAGTGGAGGACTGAAAGAGAGCCAGGATAGCGAAGTCAACTTCCATAACTCCATTCACCCAGAGGTCTTGGAGCTGCTCCTGGACTATGCATATTCCTCCAGGGTTATCATCAATGAGGAAAACGCAGAGTCGCTGCTGGAGGCTGGTGACATGCTGGAGTTCCAGGACATTAGGGATGCTTGTGCAGAGTTTCTGGAGAAGAACCTTCATCCTACCAACTGTCTTGGCATGCTCCTGCTGTCAGATGCTCACCAGTGCACCAAGCTTTACGAGCTCTCTTGGAGGATGTGCCTTAGCAACTTCCAGAGTATCAGTAAAAGTGAAGACTTCCTCCAGCTGCCCAAAGACATGGTAGTGCAGCTCCTTTCCAGTGAAGAATTAGAAACCGAAGATGAAAGGCTCGTGTATGAATCGGCTATCAACTGGGTCAACTATGACCTGAGTAAGCGTCACTGTTACCTGCCCGAGCTACTGCAGACGGTGAGACTGGCCCTCTTGCCAGCCATATATCTGATGGAGAACGTGGCGATGGAAGAACTTATCaccaagcaaaggaaaagcaaagagataGTAGAAGAATCGATACGATGCAAGTTAAAGATCCTACAGAATGATGGAGTGGTCACTAGTTTGTGTGCCAGACCCCGCAAAACTGGccattctcttttccttctgggTGGCCAGACTTTCATGTGTGACAAGCTGTACCTGGTGGACCAGAAGGCAAAGGAGATCATTCCGAAGGCTGACATACCGAGTCCGCGGAAAGAGTTCAGTGCTTGTGCCATAGGCTGCAAAGTGTATATCACTGGGGGACGAGGGTCAGAAAATGGAGTCTCCAAAGATGTGTGGGTGTATGACACCCTTCACGAGGAGTGGTCAAAGGCTGCTCCCATGCTGGTGGCTCGCTTTGGCCATGGCTCTGCTGAACTGAAGCACTGTCTGTACGTGGTAGGAGGACACACCGCAGCCACTGGATGCCTTCCAGCTTCCCCTTCAGTATCCTTAAAGCAAGTAGAACAGTACGACCCTGTGACCAACAAATGGACCATGGTTGCTCCGCTGCGAGAGGGAGTAAGCAATGCAGCTGTGGTCAGCGCAAAGctgaagctgtttgcttttggaGGGACCAGCGTCAGCCACGACAAGCTGCCCAAAGTTCAGTGCTACGATCAGTGTGAGAACAGATGGACGGTGCCAGCcacctgcccccagccctggcgctacactgctgcagctgtccTGGGTAACCAGATTTTTATTATGGGTGGAGATACGGAATTCTCTGCGTGCTCTGCTTACAAATTCAACAGTGAGACATACCAGTGGACTAAGGTGGGAGACGTGACAGCCAAGCGGATGAGCTGCCACGCAGTGGCATCTGGAAACAAGCTGTATGTTGTTGGAGGCTACTTTGGCATTCAGAGATGCAAAACACTGGACTGCTATGATCCCACTCTGGACGTATGGAACAGCATAACAACCGTGCCCTACTCGCTGATTCCCACGGCATTCGTCAGCACATGGAAGCACCTCCCCTCataa